The stretch of DNA taaaaaacaaagcaaaaaaatttagctaggtgtggtggtgcatgcctgtagtcccaggtactcaggagactgaggtgggaggatgggttgagcccaggagttcaaggctgcagtgagctgtgatcgcacccctgcactccagcctgggctacagagcgagaccttgtctctaaaaaaataaaacaaatttaaaaaaaggaaaaaaaaacagcgtTAAcatggatgctgaggcagagtGAGTCAAGGATGAAGAGTGTGCAAAAACATGCAAGTGTGTAAAAATGGCATGTGTGCAAAACTAGAGCCCAGAGAGATGCATACTGAAAATGTGGAGTGTTGACTGTGGGAAGGCCCCGAGATAGCACAGAAAGTAGCAGGAGTGCATGGATAAAGGGAGGCGAGGTGCAAAGGGGCCAGGCTGCCAAGATGGCGATTGcgcagggggtggggtgggcacaCGCTTGCTCATGGAGGGGGCAGGTGGAGCCGGGGGCAGGGCTGCCTCCAGCCTGCACGCTGGCTGGCTCGTAGCCCCAGAATGGCGCTGGCCCGCGGCGCTGCGCTGGCAGGGAGCAGGCGGGAGGCCCGAGGAAGGGGGCCTGCTGCCCGCCCACCCGCCTGCACAGGCTGTGTAAGGGGGCTGGGCACGCATATCCCGCCAACAACTGCAGCTCCCACCAGCCTGCCAGGCCAGGCTCCTGGACACTCCCTTCCcgccttcctcctcccacctccctcctccctccacagTCCTCCAGCTTCGGATCCACAGACGGAATCAGGAGCAGAGTAAGTGTGGGCCCCAAAAGGGAGGGGATGGTGACCCCCCCCTCCCCACTGGGATATCCTGGAATACAGCTGCCAGATACCCCTCATTGGTTCCTGCAGCTCAGTCTCCATCCCCTGGGACAGACCAAAATCCCATCCTGTCCTTTCCCAAGGATCCAGGGGTCCAGGTCTCTGGCCACCCCACCCCTAGGAGCTCTGCTTCCTGCTTCTCCACTCTAATGAGATGCTTGAGCTTGGATCCTGCTTCTTTGGAGAAGACAGGCATCCTGGTCTCCACATTTGGTATATATGAGAAGCTCTggatatagctttttttttttttttgagatggagtcttgctctgtcaccagctgGAGTGTCATGGCTCAATCtaagctcactgaaacctctacctcccaggttcaagcgattctcctgcctcagcctcctgagtagctgagattacaggcacgcgccaccacggctggctaatttttgtattgttattagagacagggtttcaccatgttggccaggctggtctcgaactcctgacctcaagtgatccgcccgcctcagtctcccaaagtgctgggattacaggcgtgagccaccgcggccggcctgGATGTAGCTttcagcctctccctctccccaagaaCCAGGAGTGCAGGCCCCACCCCTGTCCTAGCAAAACCTCAGACATCTGTGATCCTCAGCTACCACACCCCTTTGTGATAGAAAATTCCTGCTTTACTTGAGAATGTAGCAACCGgagccaccccccccccccccccccccgcccacctccaccctcagatCCAGTTCAGGCTCCCATCTCCCAGCAATCAAGTCTTGCTCCCTGGCCTGCCCTCCCGCACCCTGGGGCCCCGCTTTCCACACAGCCTTGCTCCTCCCGGCCTGGCTTGCTGCCTGCAGGCCTCTCAGGGTCCTTCACCGTCTCTCCAGTCTCGGATCCGGACCCGTGGATCTCAGCCTCAGACCCTCCTCTGGCCCCGGCCTTGCCCTCGGGCACGGCCCCTTTCCTCTTCAGCCCTGGGGTCCTGCACCCCGAGCCAGAATATTGTCCTCCTTGGAGGTCCCCAAAGAAGGTGAGTCTCGACTCGAGGGAGAGGTCCCTCTGAGAGCCTAGCCTTTGTCTCCCTTGCTGCTGCTGCCATTTTTGCTCCTCTTCGGTGGCACCGAGCTGACCCCATACTTTGCATGTAGCCCTGGGGCAGGAAGGTGGGAGCCGCGCTGAAGCCTAGCACATCACACCTGCTCTTTCAGGAGTCTCCCAAGATCTCCCAACGTTGGAGGGAGTCCAAGCCCAGGGGGAACTTGACATACCACCAGTACATGCCCCCAGAGCCGAGACAGGGATCCAGGGCAGACCCCCAAGCCGAGGGGTCCGCCCTGGGTCCTCCCGGGCCATCTCTGTGGGAAGGGACAGACTCGCAGCAGCCACATCCTAGGTATGACACCCACTTCTGTTCTCCCGGGACCCAGAAATTCAGGTCCGAGCATCCTCCTCCCTCAAACCTCGAGTCCAAGATTAGGGGATTCGGGCCCCCAACCCTCTCCTCTCCCAGGGTTTAAGAGTCCAGGATCCCAGCCTCTCCGTTCGCCCTTCAGACCCGAGTCTGAACCCCTAGTTCCTCCTCCCCCATGCACAGAAATCTAGCCCCATGTTTGCGCCCTTGGAGACCCAGAATTCTGGGCCCTCACTTTTCTGCATCTTCCCCAGCTCCCCGTCTTTGAGGACCCCAGAACGCCTTTTCCCCCTCTACCTCTCTAACCTTTGTTCGCCCCTCACGATTATCACCAGGATGAAGCCCTCTCCCCTCACTCCCTGCCCACCAGGAGTCCCTAGCCCCTCGCCCCCCCCACACAAGTTGGAACTTCAGACCCTTAAACTGGAGGAGCTGACGGTGAGTTTGGGGTGTAACTTTCCAGGCCTTCTCTCTCCTTCGGTGGGGTCCCAGAATTCCAACCCCGCAGCCTCTGCCCTCTGGAAATCCAGGAGATCGGGTACCCAGTCCCATCCTGTTTTAGGGTCCCAGGAGTCCGGACCCCCAGTGCCTCCTTTCTCGGTTTCCAAATATCCTGTCCAGCTCCTGCCTGCGCCCGGGAGCCCGCCCAGCACTGCCTCTTCCCAccccctcaccctccccaggTCTCAGAGCTCCGGCAGCAGCTGCGCCTGCGGGGCCTCCCAGTGTCGGGGACCAAGTCTATGCTCCTGGAGCGCATGCGCGGCGGCGCGCCGCCCCGCGAGCGGCCGAAGCCGCGGCGCGAGGACAGTCCCGCGGGTGCTCCCTGGCCGCGCCTCAAGCCCAAGGCCCTGGCAGCCGCCCGGCGTCAGGGCTCGGTGAGGGCGGGGCTATGCGCTTGCGGACCAATGAAGAGAAAGCAAAGTGGGCCGGGGCGGGGTGTCGAAAAAACTAGCCAATGAAGTGTGGGGGCGAGGACCAGCTGTAGGAAGCCTTGAAGGCGAGGGGACGTGGTTCAGACTAACAGGGGGCGGATCTTTAGAGAAGAGGAGCCAATGAAAGAATAGGGGGCGAGGCCAAAGGGGTTGATGAGCGAGGGGTCGCGAGAGGATCAAGGGGTGGAGCCACACGTTGCGAGTGGGTGGGGTTGCGCCCTGTGGGCATGGCTTATGGGCGCTCGCCCTCTTGGCTGCTCTAGGTCAAGCCCAGCGCAGCATCTCACAGGCCACCTCTTCCACGTGCCGCGGATACCCCGGGGACGGCTCCGGCTCCAACTCCCACTCCGGCTCCTGCTGCAGCTCCAGCCCTGACCCCTTCCTCAGCGCCGGGCTCAGCGGCTCTGACTCTGGAGGAGGAGCTGCAGGAAGCGATCCGGAGGGCGCAGGTAAGAGGGTGTGGGTTGAATCCGGCTAGGGTTCTCCAGTCAGGTCCAGGTCGCAGTGCCGAGTTCACGCCAAATTTCTCCATCCGCAGTTGCTTCCTAACCGGGGCATCGATGACATCCTGGAGGATCAGGTGGAGCCTGATGGTAGGATCCAAACTGCTAGATTTAggggaggtgggggctgaggTTCCGGACTCCTGCGTCCAAAGGAGGCGTGAGCTGGGGAGCTGGATCCTGGAAATGGGGTATGGGGGGCTGGCGTCCGGATCCTTGACTTTCCAAGCTCATGTACCATTCTTTATCCCGCAGACCCCCTGCCCCCTATTCCCCTGGACTTCCCTGGCTCCTTCGACGTGCTGTCCCCCTCCCCGGACTCTGAAGGCCTCTCATCTGTTTTCTCCTCTTCACTCCCGTCTCCCACGaactcctcctccccttctcccaggGACCCCACGGACTCCCTGGACTGGCTGGAGGCCCTGAGTGGGGGTCCTCCTCTGGGTTCtggtcccccaccccccagcatcTTCTCCGCTGACTTATCTGACTCCAGCAGCAGCCGGCTGTGGGACCTGCTGGAGGATCCATGGTGATGGATTCTAGGATTTACAGAGACAGAGAACTGGTGGGGGTGGAGAGAAGCTCCTTGTGGGAGGAGAGGGAACTACCAGCAGAGCCCCTCCTACCGCAGACACAGGATCGGAGACAACCTCCAACCCCacctgcctcctgaagtgctgctGACATGCAACTGCCTTAACTTTGCCTACCTGGCCTCCTTATGATCCCCCTCCGGCGTGGTATGGTTGGGGGGCTTCTTTTGCTGCTGGCCACGGCAAACAAGCTGCTTGCTGCTTCCTTCAGAGACCTCATGGATGTTCTTACATGCCCCCGACCCCGGTAGATGGCTCCCTGTTGTTTGGGGAGCCTGGAAGGTGGTTATGCCTTTTGGATGCAGGAGAGGagcaagaaagagggagagggagaatgggGGAGCCAGACCCTGACCTCCCTGGGTTCTGGTTGGAGATGAAAAAATTAGAAGCATCAGGTCTAAGATTAGCTTCTCttggaagcagagcctgagacaagaTATCAATGCCAGTCATTTATTAAAGAAGTGTTCtcgctgggtgcgatggctcatgcctgcaatcccagcactttgggaggctgaggcaagcggatcacctgaggtcaggagttcgagaccagcctggccaacatggtgaaaccctgtctccaccaaaaacacacacacacacaaaaattagctgggcatggtggcacatgcctggaatcccagctacttgggaagttgaggcaggagaatcgcttgaacccgggaggcagaggttgtggtgagctaagaccgctccattgcactccagcctgggcaacaggagcaaaactccatcttaaaaaaaaaaagagagagaaaaagaaagaaatgttcccAGGATAAACCAGTAGAAGAGTGGGGAAAACAGGACAGCACAGGGGAAGAGGAGCAAGAGGTGACTTCAGGTGAAGTTCCAACCTCAGCCTAATCCTGCAGGGAGCTCCAGAGCACAAATTAAGTTGTGGAGTCTTTCCTGTCTTGGGACACATGGAACTGGGCCTTTGTGTCTCCCTGTTTGAGCTTATTATAGCCAAACAACAAACCAGGCTCAgtggcaaacgcctgtaatcccagcacttgggaagctgaggcaggcagatcacttgaggccaagaattcaagaccagcctggccaacatggtgaaacccgtctctactaaaaatacataaaaactgggctgggcacggtggctcacgcctgtaatcccagcactttgggaggccaaggcgggcggatcacgaggtcaggagatcgagaccgtcctggctaacacggtgaaaccctgtctctactaaaaatacaaaaaaattagctgggtatggtggcgtgtgcctgtagtcccagctactcgggaggctgaggcaggaaaatggcgtgaacccgtgaggcggagcttgcagtgatctgagattgtgccaccacactctagcctgggcgacagagcgagactccgtctcaaaaaaaaaaaaaaaaaaaaaaaactagccaggtatggtggtgggagcctgtaatcccagctacttgagaggctgaggcaggagaatcacttgaaaccacgaggtggaggctgcagtgagctgagatcatgccacttcactccagcctgggcaacagagtgctactccatctcaaaacaaacaaacaaacaaacaacaaaaacccacaccaccccaaaacttagagTTGTAAAACAATAACTATCTATGATTGCTCACAAATGCATGGGTTGACTGGGCTCAGCAGGGCAGTTCTTCAGTTCCATGTGATGTTGGCTAGAGCTGCAGTCATCTCAGGGCCCACCTGGGCTAGCACATACAAGATGGCACATCAAATGTGTGTGGCACCGTGGTGGGGATAGCATGAAGGCTGGGCCCAGCTGGGTTGTGCAGTGTGACACTCCATGCAGTGTCAGCACTGTCCCTCTGTGGCCTCTCCCCCAGGGTAACTAGATTTCTTGCATGATAGCTCAGGGCTCCCAAGAGTGAGTATTCCAAGAGCAGGGAGCAGAAGCTACCAGTCTCTTAAAGACTAGGCTTGAAACTGGCACAATTTCTCTTCCactgtattttataattaatgcAAGTCAGGCAAGCCCACGTTAAATATGGGAGGGCACTATACAAATCTGTGAATATCAGGGACGTGCTCACTAGGGGCTACATCTGGAGACTTGCCACTATACCACCCCTAGTCAGTCATGAGCCATGGgtcacagagggagggaggaatgacaTAAACTCCCAGGAACCTCCAGCCCAAGGGCAGTCCTGGGAAGAACGTCATAGGGTAAGTTGTTAGcagcaaaatgttttaaaatgtaggttttggccgggcgcggtggctcatgcctgtaatgccagcactttgggaggctgacacgggcagatcatgaggtcaggagttcgagaccagcctggccaacgtggtgaaatcctgtctctactaaaagtacaaaaattagctgggcgtggtggcatgcgcctttaatcccagctactcaggaggctgaggcaggagaattgcttgaatctgggaggtagaggttgcagtgagccgagatcgcgccactgcactccagcctgggtgacagagtgagactccatctcaaaaaaaaaaaaaaaaaaaaaaaaaaaaaggtttcaggGCCAAACACtgtggttcatacctgtagtcccagctactctggaggctgaggcaggaggataacttgagccttgaagtttgaggttgcagtgagctatgattgcaccagtgcactccagcctgggcaacagataaagaccctgtgtttcaaaaaaaaaaaaaaaaagattgggcccagtgattcacgcctgtaatcctggcactttgggaggccgaggcgggtggatcacctgaggtcagaagttcgagaccagcctggccaatgtgctaaaaccccatatctactaaaaatacaaaaaaaaaaaaaaaattagccaggtgtggtggtgcacgcctgtagttccagctactcgggaggctgaggcaggagaatcacttgcagtgagacgagatcatgcctgcactccagcctgggcaacacagtgagactccatcttaagaaaacaaaagtagtcccagcactttgggagtccgaggcaggtggatcacgaggtcaggagatcaagaccacggtgaaaccccgtttctactaaaaatacaaaaaattagccaggcgcagtggtgggcgcctgtagtcccagctactggggaggctgaggcaggagaatggcctgaacccgggaggtggagcttgcagtgagccgagatcacgccactgcactccagcctggacgaaagagtgagactgtgtctcaaagaaataataataaaaataaacaaaacaaaacaaaacaaaaaagaccagAAGAGGCAAGGTAAGTGGGTTTGAGATTACCTAGTTTGAATTTCAGCAGGCTCTGGAGCATAAAGGCTGTCCTGAGTTTTTGGTGCCTGGCTCAGGGAGCCTGTGCTCATAAAGGTGTGGATGGGGTGTGGGCTCTGGATTGGCTGGTTTACATAGGAAAGGTGAGTAGTTAACTATCTCTAGCATTTGGCTATCCCTGGGAGGGTCAGTCCCTCCAGAGTCATCGAGGCCCCCACTTGTCAAAGCAGCAGAAGTTCAGAAAATACAAAGGCATGATTAATACGCCAAGCACACAAGCTGGGGGCTGGGTGCACAGAACTGGTAAGAGGAATCTGAAGGCACCTGGGTGCGCCACCAGCACTGTCCACTGCAGGTGGAAAAGAACAGTagaccaggctgggcgcagtgactcattcctgtaatcccagcactttgggaggctgaggcgggcggatcacctgaggttgggagttggagaccagcctgaccaacatggagaaaccccgcctctactaaaaatacaaaattagtcgggtgtggtggtgcatgcctgtaatcccagctactcaggaggctgaggcaggagaatcacttgaatccgggaggcggaggttgtggtcagccgagatcacaccactgcactccagtctcggcctcccaaagtactgggattacaggcgtgcaccaccatgcccagccatttctgcattttttttatagagacagggtttcactatgttgctcaggctggtcttgaactcctgaccccaagtgctcctcccacctcagcctcccaaagtgcagggattacaggcgtgagccaccacacctggcccagagacTTTTCTGACTGTATCACTCTCCATATCAATGTGTCCCCATCTCTGCCTGACTCAGGTCACTCTGTCCTGGTTCTGTCTTCATATCTCTTCTCTGTTCTCTGTCTGATTTGCCCTCTGGCTGTTCTCTCCTCCCTATCTCTGTCTCCAGCTCCCTCCTGCCCTTTATCCCTGATGCATTCGTCATCCCTGTCAGTCTCCGCGCtcatctctctgtgtctcaggcaCTCGTCTTTCAGCTTCTGCCAGGCCCCCCACCTGCCTCCATTGCACCTTCCCCATCTCGCCTGCGTCCAGAGTGGGCTCTGTGGAGCTGAGGGTGCACGTGGTCCCTGCACTGCCCCAAGGAGTCAGGGCCAGGAAGCCGGCTTGGTGGGGTGCCTGTCTGAACCTTCAGCCTAACTGAAAGGCTTGCCTCCTGCACTGCCGGCACTGCCGAGCGCCCAACACCCAACTCTTCTCCAAAGActtcatccctccctcctgcctcaggaaAACCAGGGCTGGACCAAGGGGGATCAGATGGGGACCCCCAAGCAGCACCTTCCTGCTTTCCTCTGATCTCAACGGAAGGTGGATATTTACATCATGAGACCTGAAAAAGACCACCAAcatcaaaataccaaaaattactaatttatattataaacgTACTCCCTCCCCAAAAGGATATAGTCATGTTCATTGTGtagactggaaaaaatatttctcctcctccttcctctctttttccttctttccttcttttttttttttttttttttttttgacggagttcactcttgttgcccaggctggagtgcaatggcacgatctcggctcaccgcaacctctgcctcctgggttcaagcgattctcctgcctcagcctcctgagtagctgggattacaggcatgcgccactacacctggctaattttgtatttttagtagagacacggtttctccatgttggtcaggctggtcttgagctcccaaccttaggtgatccactggtcttggcctcccacagtgctgggattacaggcgtgactcaccacacctggcctccttcctctccccttctttctttctttccttcctttctttctttcttttttctttctttctttctttctttctttctttctttctttctttctttctttctttttctttctttcttcctttccttccttccttgtttctttcttttctttctttctttctttttctttctttcctctttctattttctttctttctttctcttttctttctctctctgtctctctctcttgagtttcgctcttttgcccaggctggagtacagtggcgatatctcagttcattgcaaccttcacctcctgggttcaagtgattctactgactcagcctcccgagtagctgggattacaggtgtgcaccaccacgcctggctaatt from Gorilla gorilla gorilla isolate KB3781 chromosome 20, NHGRI_mGorGor1-v2.1_pri, whole genome shotgun sequence encodes:
- the MAMSTR gene encoding MEF2-activating motif and SAP domain-containing transcriptional regulator; protein product: MTLAASSQRSQIIRSKFRSVLQLRIHRRNQEQISDPDPWISASDPPLAPALPSGTAPFLFSPGVLHPEPEYCPPWRSPKKESPKISQRWRESKPRGNLTYHQYMPPEPRQGSRADPQAEGSALGPPGPSLWEGTDSQQPHPRMKPSPLTPCPPGVPSPSPPPHKLELQTLKLEELTVSELRQQLRLRGLPVSGTKSMLLERMRGGAPPRERPKPRREDSPAGAPWPRLKPKALAAARRQGSVKPSAASHRPPLPRAADTPGTAPAPTPTPAPAAAPALTPSSAPGSAALTLEEELQEAIRRAQLLPNRGIDDILEDQVEPDDPLPPIPLDFPGSFDVLSPSPDSEGLSSVFSSSLPSPTNSSSPSPRDPTDSLDWLEALSGGPPLGSGPPPPSIFSADLSDSSSSRLWDLLEDPW